One region of Manis pentadactyla isolate mManPen7 chromosome 9, mManPen7.hap1, whole genome shotgun sequence genomic DNA includes:
- the LOC118912107 gene encoding olfactory receptor 52D1-like: MPPFNTSQPSPVTFSLLGIPGLEHLHVWIGIPFCSMYLVAVVGNVTILVVVRAERSLHEPMFLFLCMLSVTDLVLSTSTLPRMLCLFWLGARDIAFDACLTQMFFIHSFTTMESGFFLAMAIDRYVAICDPLHHTTILTHARITFMGIIVVIRGVAFFSPHPILLRQLPYCRTGIIAHTYCEFMAVVKLACVDTGATTRYSLSVASVIGSGDAILIAVSYAFILHSVFRLPSREASFKALGTCGSHVCVILVFYSTAGFSIFTHRFGKNVPAHIHIFIANMYLLVPPFLNPIVYGVRTKKIREHVFRALGVKVA, encoded by the coding sequence ATGCCTCCTTTCAACACTTCTCAACCCTCTCCTGTCACCTTCTCGCTGTTGGGCATCCCAGGACTAGAGCACCTGCACGTCTGGATCGGGATTCCCTTCTGCTCCATGTACCTGGTGGCTGTGGTGGGGAACGTGACCATCCTGGTGGTGGTGAGGGCAGAACGCAGCCTCCATGAGCCTATGTTCCTCTTCCTGTGCATGCTCTCAGTCACAGACCTGGTCCTCTCCACATCTACACTGCCCCGCATGCTCTGTCTCTTCTGGCTTGGAGCCCGTGACATCGCTTTTGACGCTTGCCTGACCCAGATGTTCTTCATTCACAGCTTTACTACCATGGAATCTGGTTTTTTCCTTGCCATGGCCATTGACCGTTATGTGGCCATTTGTGACCCCCTGCACCATACCACCATTCTCACCCATGCTCGCATCACTTTTATGGGTATTATTGTGGTGATTCGAGGAGTAGCCTTCTTTTCTCCACACCCCATCCTCCTCAGACAGCTGCCCTACTGCAGGACTGGAATCATTGCCCACACCTACTGTGAGTTCATGGCTGTGGTGAAGCTGGCATGTGTGGACACAGGAGCTACCACACGGTATAGCCTCAGTGTGGCTTCTGTCATTGGCTCAGGTGATGCCATTCTCATTGCAGTGTCCTATGCCTTCATCCTCCACTCTGTATTCCGGCTGCCATCCCGAGAAGCTAGCTTTAAGGCTCTGGGCACCTGTGGATCCCATGTCTGTGTTATTCTTGTCTTCTACTCCACAGCTGGTTTTTCCATTTTCACTCACCGTTTTGGGAAAAATGTGCCTGCACATATCCATATTTTTATTGCAAATATGTACCTTTTGGTGCCGCCTTTTCTCAACCCTATTGTGTATGGAGTGAGGACCAAGAAAATACGGGAGCATGTTTTTAGGGCACTAGGAGTCAAAGTTGCTTGA